taaaaagaagaaaatcataacaataaagataaacaaaacaaaaatcctaATAAATCTcgaaaaagtaaaaaatcaaattagtGGAGTCGAAAAATAAAGAGACTCTCTATTCAATAATAAGATATGTTTAAGGTAAAAGTGCAaaatttaaggaaaaaaaaaaagaattagacATCTTATATATAAAGCGAGGGAGTAGTGGTAGTGAAAAGGAAACACCAGTTTCGACCTCTCAAAGTCCCCCAAAGACAAAAACCCTAAAGATGTCAAAGAAACGTTTCAATCCGTTGGAAGATCCGCCGAATGCATCATCAAGCGACGAAGACAACGACGAGATGGAGGCGGCAGGAAACTCTTCCTCGGAAGAAGAAACTGACGATGATGAGTCATCCTTGAAGAAACCAGAGTCTGCTCCTCCGGAGAAGAAGCATCAACCTTCCGATTCCGGGTCCGGATCCGGATCCGGGTCCGATGAAGAAACCGATTCCGATTCTCAAACCGAGAGAAAGAGCTCCTCCGCTGTTAAATCCCTCACCACTGGAACGAAGGACTCAGCGGTGGCGGTGGCGGCGAAGAAGAATCACGATTCCGACAAAAAGGTGAAACCTTTGACGAAGTGTTCGACAAAGAAGCGTTCTTTGAGTGATACAGATGGAGCAGCAGCTGAAGCCAAGAAGGCCAAGACTACTGTTACAGGAGAAGAGTCGGCGAAGAAGTCCTATTTCCAACGCGTCTGGAGCGAAGAAGATGAGATTGCTGCTTTGCAAGGGCTTAACGATTACAGAGACGAGACTGGTGCGAGTCCTTACGATGACACGAACGCGTTTTATCTGTCTGTGAAGAAATCTATCAGCTTTGATGTTAGTAAAACCCAACTCTTGAAGAAGCTTTGGGGTTTGAAGACCAAGTATGAGAACAATCTTGGTAAGGAGAAGAACGGAGAGGAGGTGGCGTTTTCTAAGCCTCACGATCGAAAGGCCTTTGATTTGTC
This sequence is a window from Raphanus sativus cultivar WK10039 unplaced genomic scaffold, ASM80110v3 Scaffold2651, whole genome shotgun sequence. Protein-coding genes within it:
- the LOC108836610 gene encoding probable transcription factor At1g11510 yields the protein MSKKRFNPLEDPPNASSSDEDNDEMEAAGNSSSEEETDDDESSLKKPESAPPEKKHQPSDSGSGSGSGSDEETDSDSQTERKSSSAVKSLTTGTKDSAVAVAAKKNHDSDKKVKPLTKCSTKKRSLSDTDGAAAEAKKAKTTVTGEESAKKSYFQRVWSEEDEIAALQGLNDYRDETGASPYDDTNAFYLSVKKSISFDVSKTQLLKKLWGLKTKYENNLGKEKNGEEVAFSKPHDRKAFDLSKLFWGGDGVALDSAVKSNGKKSKKSSNSKKVEEESEKVALDSANGKSKKSSSKKVDPEKKELVSSSSPNGKSCEEEVVTTNKREASPLGIVAEVDAAFEKSGLVKAVARFGVGDITAQQGWSRLALEDKKRFEEEWKVLQLRELELYSQKSGFIHEVVAKMAESFQPNP